The Channa argus isolate prfri chromosome 13, Channa argus male v1.0, whole genome shotgun sequence DNA window tgagtgagacaGTGAAGAAGACGAGGCTGTGGCGGCGACTGTGGTTGACCGGGGTACGCTGAGGGGGCGAGGCGGCCGCCCCTGTATGCGTCTTCAGCCGCGCATGGACGACCACCTCAGCCTCCTGCAATCACCCCCACCAAGCGCAACCAAAATCCGTGGCGACAACCTGGTGAACCACGGATACACCGAGACCGAGGCCGACGTGATGACGGTTGTGGCGTGTGATAACATGCTAGAGGAGTCGGCGGCTCTCCCGGGCCACCACTCTCTGGACCGATATGAACCGGATCACGAATGCTGCGAGAGGGTGGTCATCAACATTTCAGGGTTGCGCTTCGAGACTCAGCTCAAGACGCTCTCCCAGTTTCCAGAGACGCTGTTGGGGGACCCCAAGAAAAGGATGAGGTATTTTGATCCTCTCCGGAACGAGTACTTTTTCGATCGGAACCGACCCAGCTTCGATGCCATTCTGTATTACTATCAGTCTGGCGGGCGTATCCGAAGACCCGTTAATGTGCCCATTGATATTTTTTCTGAGGAGATTCGCTTCTATGAGCTGGGTGAGGAGGCTATGGAGAAGTTCAGGGAGGATGAAGGCTTCATAAAGGAGGAGGAGCGGCCGTTGCCAGAGAACGAATTTCAAAGACAGGTGTGGCTGCTTTTTGAATACCCGGAGAGCTCGGGTCCCGCCCGGGGAATAGCAATAGTGTCAGTGCTGGTCATTCTCATCTCCATTGTCATCTTCTGCTTAGAGACTTTGCCGGAGTTCAGGGACGAGAACAGGGATCCTATCACCACTGGACCTGTGATCAATGGCACACTCACATATTTCATCAGCCCCTTTTCAGACCCCTTCTTTGTGGTGGAGACTTTGTGTATCATCTGGTTCTCCTTTGAGTTGTTGGTGCGCTTCTTTGCATGCCCGAGTAAAGCCACGTTCTCCAAAAACATTATGAACATCATAGACATTGTGGCCATTATTCCCTATTTCATCACCCTGGGCACAGAGCTCGCGGAGAGGCAAGGAAACGGACAGCAGGCCATGTCATTAGCCATTCTGCGCGTAATCAGACTTGTTCGGGTATTTCGCATCTTCAAACTCTCGCGTCACTCCAAAGGGCTCCAGATTTTAGGACAGACTCTAAAGGCCAGTATGCGAGAACTGGGCCTTTTAATATTCTTCTTGTTCATCGGTGTCATCCTTTTCTCCAGTGCTGTCTACTTTGCTGAAGCGGACGACCCAGAGTCGAGTTTCAGTAGCATTCCGGACGCGTTCTGGTGGGCTGTCGTAACCATGACTACTGTGGGCTATGGGGACATGCATCCAGTGACAATCGGGGGGAAGATTGTGGGGTCCTTGTGCGCAATTGCTGGTGTGCTGACCATTGCCCTGCCAGTACCTGTCATCGTCTCCAACTTCAACTACTTTTACCACAGGGAGACTGAGGGCGAGGAGCAGGCACAGTACCTGCACGTGGGCAGCTGCCAACCCCTGGCAGATACAGAGGAGCTGAGGAAGACTCGCTCTTCTTCCTCACTCAGCAAGAGCGAGTATATGGTGATAGAGGAGCACGGAATCAACAGTGCGTTCAAACAGCAGCCCAACTTCCCCACCACCACGCAAAACAACTCGCAGAATTGTGTGAATATAAACAAAAAGATCTTCACCGACGTATAGCTAATTTTACCGCCGTGGCCCTGAACACATGACTGAGGGGGTGATGTGTCAACACACAGCTGGTTCTGTCATTGCACACCAGCGTGTGGAAGCAGCGGGGGATCAGATGTAGAGAACTTaaacaagagaaacagagaaagagcgAACCCTCTCTGTTCAGAGAAGCTGCTTTGTGCTCCATTCAAAGAATCAGGATTTGTCATTTCAGTGATCTGAATTCATAATTCTGTATGACTCCATTCGCGCTTGAAGAGAAACGGCTCCTTAAAACACATGCCTACTGTTGTTTTCTCTGAGGGAGGGGAGTGACCTGTTGTGCTTTTACAATAGCTGATATATTATTGCAACAGGTTAAAGCTTATAACTGTGAAAGATGAGTGAAAATGTATGCTACTCGGGTGAAACATTGTACTAACATGCGTTCTGAGTCGTGAGTCGTCAATCATAGCCTATGTATAATATCCACAATCATTTAATTATATGTGTGTGCTTAAACACATGTAATGTCTGAAAAGAATTCAAGATATATTATCTCAATTAGACCGTTTCTGTGCTATGCCTTTATTGTGTGTTCAAGTATAGTCCAAATGCTGCTGTCTTTAAAACATATTAGTAATATCTTAGTCTTTACTTTGTATAAAGactaaaaaaatgttaagtCTTTAAAATATTCCCGTATCATTTTCTAATGTGAAGTGTCCTAGTAGGCTATTTAATGCGTAAACAGCGCCATATCAATACAGATGCCAGCCTACTGTCGGTGTTTCGTTATCGATGGAAGACACACGTGAGAGGGGGGAAACATACAAGTCTTTCACGCACACATACAGCGATCAAAGATGGAGCGTGCATCTCTTTGGATGTCTCAAATATAGCCCGCTGTGATGTAGTCTCCATGGCGACGGTCGTTTCCTCGGTAACCCCAGTCACCGTTGCCATGGCATCCTTGTTTCCACAGTAACCTCCCAGATGGCTTGGAAGCTAGTTTGAAGATTTTCATCTAAATAGCTTGTCTTCGGTCTCAAATGATGTTTTCACGCTTTGCGTGCGTAAAATGCAAACCCGAACATGCCACGTGCCACTATCCCTCACAACACTGGAGTAAGGAGGTCTGTTGACAAATTGCCACCACGAACTGTCCCCTGAAAATAAACGAGGCACGACTCAGATGGCTGCTAAACCGGGAGAAGCAAAAGGACAGACAGCGCGTGTGGAATTATGAATGGACTAGGAGCATGTTGTGTCTGGCTGTCCAGGGTGCGCTTCTGCGGGCGCTCGGCAGGAGCTGCTGTTCTCCCACTGATAAAATTGGTAAGTGAGAACTGTCAACTTCTCTTTCTGAAAACCCCATTAGTTTatctaacaataaaaacagtggtTTTGCTGTAGATTTGTGAACGTGTTTTGGCTGCAGGTCAGATCGACTCACCTTTACATGAATGACACCTTATTATCATAATGATCTCTACTCTTGGCTTGAGGTTATAACAGTTTGTTATAGTTTTCaatcttaattttattttttagttaattATATAGGAGACTGTCAGCAGTtggaggtgtgtttgtgttctgccCTGATCGCTTTAAATGTGCATGTaggctttctttttttttttttttttttttctgtgcgtGTTCTGGGCGTAACACTCCTGCATGGTGAATCCAGGTTGTCTTTCACCTTCAGGTGACTTTGTCAATAAAAAGCGTGGAGAGACCAGCAGCATTACCACCCATTCTTGCTCAGTGCTGCCCCCAGTTGGCTACCGTTTCCTGCTAACAGAATTGGTGGTCATACCTGGTCGTGACCTCTGTcttgttttgaaatgaatgtCCCAGAAACCCAGAGGTCAATTACCATGAAGGGTGCGAAAAAATTCTGTTGGTTTGTATTCAGTGAATTCTATACTGCTCATCAGGAGTGTAcgatattacatttattttatatgctgGGATTTTATTCTGATTTTGACACACTGAAACAGTAAATTATATTCTCCTTCCTTAGCACAAATGTAGTGTGTCATATGagttgtaaatgaaaaaaatatcttaTATACAATGTGTGCTTCTCTCCTTCTATGTCTGTGTCCATCAAATAGCTGCACTAGTATTCCTACATTTATGTCTGAATACGTTTAGTGTGGCTACGTGTCAACATAGTGCTTCTAAGTACCCGTAGGGTACCTGAAAAATAACATGCAGACCTTTCCAGTCATGGTTGAGTAATTATTAGAGGAGATCAATTAGCCTAAAAGTGAAGCCACAGAATGTCCTCTTCATTGATTAGTCCATTAAATTTTGACCTGTGTCTTTGACTTCATATCTTTTCACTGAAAACGCTGTATCAGTGATCAGTTAAATGGCCTGCTCATTTCTAAGGTCACATAAAAGCTCCAGTGAAGAGAAACACTGATCTATTGATCAGAAAGATATTATGGACGAGACAAAAGCTACTTGTTTATCATTTAATAAGATTGGTGAGTCTGGAAGCCACTGTAATGGCcaataaactaaaacacaaacattttcagttttattctgtGCATTAGCAGAGACTAATGTGCATCTCCAATTTAATTACCTTTCCTTTCCCAACGTACTCTTTCTTAACGCTCACTACAGCATGGGCATTTAGTTGACGTTCTTATGATGGGTAATTTGCAGTTTACGAGCTGTTATGACATCTTCACTAAAAGACAGTTGAACAGGATGTGGAGCTGGAGTTCTAGGGGAATTATAACCTTGTTACTGGAGAGGCGCTTTTATCCCTAAGATGCCTGCTcacttctcttctctccttctgaaatgacagtgtttacagtttgatttttgCATGAGTGGTAATGAGACAGCAGGGAGAAGAAGGGCAGCCTTGCGTTATTAATACAACCACCGAGCTATGTGAAGGGTCTGTCAATGGTGTGTGGTTCTAACAATTTTGCTGTTTTCCAACCTGTCTACccccacccctctctctctctttctctcaggtagaaaaaaacaaattagttcAATTTTCTGCTCAGACCTCCTTGGACTCCTGACGACCCCAATTAGACTGCCTTCCATTTAGGTAAATACACTATGTTTGATAAGGAAAGTAAATATGACCCGGATTAACTTCTACCAGCATTCACtgataatgacattttaaagatgttaaGTTGTATAGACTACCCATTAACCTGCAGTAACCTCTGTTTCCCTGTAGGGGCGCAGTGATTCTGGTCTTCCCGTTGAGCCAGATGAACCAAAGTAAAGACTGGAAATAGAATTCCCACTGGATCAATTTTAATTCCCTGGCACTCCTCCTGAATGTTGTCTCCAAATCAGGCCTTTAGGAAAGCAGTGCCTGGCAGCTTTTCCCTTCCTATGGACCACCTCTCCATCCACCatgcaacaaaatgcaaatgcaacaatgaaaaatagaattaaaaaaagaagagaaagcaTAACCTGCATACACCTTTTTAGTTGCTGTTTTATGACTGCTTCTATTGTGCAGTTAACAAAGTGAGAGAGGAAACATCACAGGGTTCAATGGGAGTCAGACATTGATAGAATTCAGCTGGAACTCTGTTACAGACGTTGACATTTCTCCATActgctttatatatatatatatatatatatatatatatatatatatatatatatatatatatatatatatatatataatctaaAGGACAGAATCAGGAAAAAGCCAGCAACTTTGCAAAGCACATTTAGTTCAAGGAATTTACAAGGATTTCTACATTCTATATCCATGCTTTTCAGAACTGATATTCATTATGGACAATAACTGCGAAACAGCTTTTGCTTCAAgtcaaatgtgacaaaaaaccGAGGCCAACCATGATTTTCTGATATGAAACTGTGATACAAATCAAAGACTGTTAGCCATATGCCTTTGTTAGTTCTGTGTGCTCTGTGTTGCTAATATGTGAAACACATGTATATGTGTGCTGGTTGCTGCTATCCCCCTGACCTACACATGAAGAACAATAGAAaggcacacacataaacacagacatgcacaaccATAGCACACTGGTGTTTTTCGGGATGGGGCAGAAAGTTGTGAGAGGAAGGCTtgttctgtgttattttgtgctGTCTTAAACATGACCTATGAAGAGATTATCAGTTGTACTGTCTTCATTTGAGCAGCGCTCCAGCCTGACTTCACTCAATTACGAAGAGAATGATACTCATTTATGTCTTAGAGAATATCTAAGTCCAATTACAGACCTTATTATTTGTTCCgtgtatacatacagtatttttaaattgtgtcaaATGTGACtagaggctgtgtgtgtgtggatgtttgaGTTCActtgtgtcttttttcagtATAAGCAATATGATCCCTTTTCAGTATGGTCAAACAGGGTCTTAGATGAAGAGTtggcaaaataaaagtgtgattgTTTGCATGAAACTGGTGACATATTTTAATGGTTTAATCATTCAGTGTAGCTCCAGTTTCCTGAGTTAATCTGAAGATTGGCAACCACATAAATGCTGGTGACATGCAGgaaatgtcaaagtgtttccCATGCAGAGCCTTACACAGTGACAGTCTTTTAGTTGTTAACAATAGTGACTGGCTGGCAGCCCTTCAGAGGTCTGCTATGGAAAATCACACTTGTACTCCAGAAGTCTCTAGTCTAGTTGTGCTCGACAGatagaaaaaacaattattctATATCAGTATGACTAGGCCAGTTCTTTAATGTTGGTAAAAGACACTGCAACACCAAGATTTCATATTTGGTTGGGAAAAAAATAGGGATTCTCAATTTTATTACTATGAAGACTTTTTTATATTGTCACACATTCGGCTGCTCCCTGAAGCACATGGCTGAGCATTAAAGAGAACCATACTGTGTACAAGCCCAGTGGAAAACGTTATATCATCTCTGAGCAGAGGAGGTAAATATTAACATTCTAACTGAAGTTTACAGCCCTCATGCTGTCACAGTGTGTATGAGCAAGTGTGCTTTATTGTTCCACAAACCTCTCCAGCTCACAGGCAACTCTGCCATCTCCTTTTCCTATTGTGTGGTCACAAATATCAAACTGCCTTTTAGTAAGGCACACTGGAAGTGTAGTAATGTAGTTCTAGACTTCAGACTTTTGGTGTTTGTGAAGACAGCACTGTTATGGACAAACTACCCTTCTATTTTTGGTTAATTCTATTTTTGGCTGTTTGCTTGacattgtttctctctttttcaggCTTTGCATGTTAATGAAAGTTATCCTACAGGCTGAGATCACTAACATACCTGTGATGTCATCAAGGCTCACCACCACCTATAGCACTATGGCAGAAAATCTTCATAGCAACAAAGGAAGATTGTTGGCCCTCTGCAGGTGCATGGTAGCAATCAGTACTTAGGCTGCCTATGTAAGTGTCAGCTGTCGCTGTTTGTATGTACACAACAGTGTCATCTATGAATGCTTGTGTCTCTGGCAGAAGATCTGTGATTTTCCCCACAGGCAGCTTGTGTGTCACCATGCAGGGACCCATTGGTGAGAAGATCTAGGTTAAAGTAAGATTTTGACAACTCTAATCAATTATGAGCCAATATCAGAGTGTATACACACAAAAGGAGGTATTAAAGGGCTAAAGGCCAACAACACCTATTGTTTACAACATCTCTCAGAATACtcttattcataaaaaaaagcagatttgtTTGCCACTTGGAGCAACAGAAACAGGATGCTTGTTTAAATCCCTTTTAGCTATGTCATAACAGCAGCTATTCTACCTGGGGtgacaatacaaaaacacacgtTCACAGTACTCAACACAATACACTAACATAACAACACATCAAAGATCTAATGcaagtaaaataatgacatttaacaaaataaaaacaattaagatGCATCTATCATGATTTAACAATGCCATTTGTATCATATCATGCCCATAAATTCCACATCGCACTATAATGACCCTTACTATTCAAACGTTCTCATAAGTAGTAGTCTTAACATAAGTGTCAAagctatatacagtacatttaatgttattttaaggaAGTTCCATTCATGCACTGCTCAATATCTAAGTATACACTGGTTTTATTAagtaaaacacaacattgaCACATTTCCACATGTTAAGTTTATGTATAAACTATTTACTAAGTTATGGAGCAACGTAGTCATTCGTTTTACGTTCTGTTTCTAGATGAATATAAGGCCTACATTTACTCTCTTTTAGTTCTGCTATTGGATTCTACTGACTCCTGATGGTTTACACAGAATGGTTGTTAAAACAGCCGCAATTGAAATCCATGTTAAAGGAGTAATCACAGTACTGAAGTTGTGTGTCAAAAGATAAAAAGCCAAAAAGCCAAAAAGAGGGATTCTGGAGATTTAGGTCAGGTCAATACACTGTAGACTCATCACCACAAGTACTTATTGTTAACGAGGATGTCTTACAAACAAGGATGGGATGGCAGAGGGCATAAAATGATCTACAGGTGGCAAAATCCTCTAGTCCAATTGATTTTACAGTATACACAGTACTGTAATTAGTAGTGGTATGACTTGACTTGAATTCATTAAAATTCctcaaatcattttaataagcTCTAAGCATTGTCAGTcccagctagaaggttgtgggttcacGTCCCTGActagcctttctgtgtggagtttgcatgttcttcctgtgctagcgtgggtttcctccggctACTCCGCTTTTCTCCCACAATCCAAAAATTAGGtcaggttaattagtgactctaaattgcctgtaggtgttaatgcaaatggttgtctgtctgtgtatgtctctctgtgttggccctgagatagactgttgacctgtccagggtgtacaccATTGCCCTATGActgctgggatgggctccaaacgccacccccccaccccccccgcAAACCTAAACAGGATACTTgattacagaaaatggatggataaaCCTTATCGGACCCTTTGAAATAATCTCATTGATGTTCCTCACATAGAGAACATGATAGAAGACACATCTGAGGATAAAGAACTATTCATTATCCTTCACCTACTAGATTA harbors:
- the LOC137139931 gene encoding potassium voltage-gated channel subfamily A member 3, producing the protein MRLQPRMDDHLSLLQSPPPSATKIRGDNLVNHGYTETEADVMTVVACDNMLEESAALPGHHSLDRYEPDHECCERVVINISGLRFETQLKTLSQFPETLLGDPKKRMRYFDPLRNEYFFDRNRPSFDAILYYYQSGGRIRRPVNVPIDIFSEEIRFYELGEEAMEKFREDEGFIKEEERPLPENEFQRQVWLLFEYPESSGPARGIAIVSVLVILISIVIFCLETLPEFRDENRDPITTGPVINGTLTYFISPFSDPFFVVETLCIIWFSFELLVRFFACPSKATFSKNIMNIIDIVAIIPYFITLGTELAERQGNGQQAMSLAILRVIRLVRVFRIFKLSRHSKGLQILGQTLKASMRELGLLIFFLFIGVILFSSAVYFAEADDPESSFSSIPDAFWWAVVTMTTVGYGDMHPVTIGGKIVGSLCAIAGVLTIALPVPVIVSNFNYFYHRETEGEEQAQYLHVGSCQPLADTEELRKTRSSSSLSKSEYMVIEEHGINSAFKQQPNFPTTTQNNSQNCVNINKKIFTDV